A region of Leifsonia xyli DNA encodes the following proteins:
- a CDS encoding silent information regulator protein Sir2, giving the protein MLGFNEEEYLEQVRSTVALRPQIEELAERVSAGRWKNIYFIGAGGTYAAALPYERFFQTHSSFPVRAVIGKEFVLAPDPQFGPDSVAIFASVSGTTEDILECVEFAREKGALTVGFTGYPESPIASAVDEVLLSAPKAWPFDVQFLTFAAKFLSLRGEFDGYDRLVKDLEALPEALIAVTEQADPIGKTFAEKHAENDYHFLTGAGQLWGFTYLYSMCILEEMQWLTTTRVHAAEFFHGSLELIEKDTSIIVFAGEDETRPLTDRVISFSKEYSDDVTVIDTKDYALPGVSDEFRGLLAPIVVDAVVDRFSKHLAQVRDHSLDLRRYYRVVAY; this is encoded by the coding sequence ATGCTGGGCTTCAACGAAGAGGAATACTTGGAGCAGGTCCGCAGCACCGTCGCGCTGCGGCCGCAGATCGAGGAGCTGGCCGAGCGCGTCAGCGCCGGACGCTGGAAGAACATCTACTTCATCGGCGCGGGCGGCACGTACGCCGCCGCGCTCCCCTACGAGCGCTTCTTCCAGACGCACTCGTCCTTCCCGGTGCGCGCCGTCATCGGCAAGGAATTCGTGCTCGCGCCGGACCCGCAGTTCGGCCCCGACTCGGTCGCGATCTTCGCCTCCGTGTCCGGCACCACCGAGGACATCCTCGAGTGCGTCGAGTTCGCCCGCGAGAAGGGTGCGCTGACCGTCGGCTTCACCGGCTACCCGGAGAGCCCGATCGCGTCCGCCGTCGACGAGGTGCTGCTGTCGGCGCCCAAGGCGTGGCCCTTCGACGTGCAGTTCCTGACGTTCGCCGCCAAATTCCTCTCGCTCCGCGGCGAGTTCGACGGCTACGACCGTCTCGTGAAGGACCTCGAGGCGCTGCCCGAGGCCCTCATCGCCGTCACCGAGCAGGCCGACCCGATCGGCAAGACCTTCGCCGAGAAGCACGCCGAGAACGACTACCACTTCCTGACCGGTGCCGGCCAGCTGTGGGGCTTCACCTACCTCTACTCGATGTGCATCCTCGAGGAGATGCAGTGGCTGACCACCACGCGCGTCCACGCCGCCGAGTTCTTCCACGGCTCGCTCGAGCTCATCGAGAAGGACACCAGCATCATCGTGTTCGCGGGCGAGGACGAGACGCGCCCGCTCACCGACCGCGTCATCTCCTTCTCGAAGGAGTACAGCGACGACGTGACCGTCATCGACACCAAGGACTACGCTCTCCCGGGCGTGAGCGACGAGTTCCGCGGGCTGCTGGCGCCGATCGTCGTGGACGCGGTCGTCGACCGCTTCAGCAAGCACCTCGCCCAGGTGCGCGACCACTCGCTCGACCTGCGCCGCTACTACCGCGTCGTGGCGTACTGA
- a CDS encoding NAD(P)-dependent oxidoreductase, with translation MPENQFTFDNPVDRYPVIHPDETQVPEPGLESDLHPAADLGEDSYVGTGRLTGRKAIVTGGDSGIGGATAIAFAREGADVAIVYLPEEEEDAQRIAGLIRDAGRTAVTIPGDLKERAFSDEVVKRARDELGGIDILVNNAGKQIATESLTDVNDEQFDHTMKTNIYAMFWLTRAALPHLPAGATIINTTSIQAYSPSETLVEYATTKAAINAFTKALAQQLAPKGIRVNAVAPGPIWTPLQVSKGQPPEAIPEFGQQTPLGRPGQPAELAPAYVFLASPESSYVIGETLAVTGGMPTP, from the coding sequence ATGCCAGAGAACCAGTTCACCTTCGACAACCCCGTCGACCGTTACCCGGTCATCCACCCGGACGAGACGCAGGTGCCCGAGCCGGGCCTCGAGAGCGACCTGCACCCGGCCGCCGACCTCGGCGAGGACAGCTACGTCGGCACCGGCCGACTCACCGGCCGCAAGGCCATCGTGACCGGAGGCGACTCCGGCATCGGCGGCGCCACCGCGATCGCGTTCGCCCGCGAGGGCGCCGACGTCGCGATCGTCTACCTGCCGGAAGAGGAGGAGGACGCGCAGCGCATCGCCGGCCTGATCCGGGATGCGGGACGTACCGCCGTCACCATCCCCGGCGACCTGAAGGAGCGCGCGTTCAGCGACGAGGTCGTGAAGCGGGCCCGCGACGAGCTCGGCGGGATCGACATCCTCGTCAACAACGCGGGCAAGCAGATCGCCACCGAGAGCCTGACCGATGTGAACGATGAGCAGTTCGACCACACGATGAAGACGAACATCTACGCGATGTTCTGGCTCACGCGGGCGGCGCTGCCTCACCTGCCGGCCGGCGCGACGATCATCAACACGACGTCTATCCAGGCGTATTCGCCCAGCGAGACCCTCGTCGAGTACGCGACGACGAAGGCGGCGATCAACGCGTTCACGAAGGCGCTCGCCCAGCAGCTCGCGCCGAAGGGCATCCGCGTGAACGCCGTCGCGCCGGGTCCGATCTGGACGCCGCTGCAGGTCAGCAAGGGCCAGCCGCCGGAGGCGATCCCCGAGTTCGGGCAGCAGACGCCCCTCGGCCGACCGGGTCAGCCGGCGGAGCTCGCGCCCGCGTACGTCTTCCTGGCGTCGCCGGAGTCGAGCTACGTCATCGGCGAGACGCTGGCGGTGACGGGCGGTATGCCGACGCCGTAG
- a CDS encoding sodium:proton antiporter yields MSGAEGVDADPGDGRNETATQRADRNWNELLQEFRVFQTGTQILAAFLLTLPFQQRFKELHPFDVVVYLVLVFLAVTVTLLALAPVALHRLLFRQKAKAELVGLGSKLLIICLAAASLLFTGIVLFIVDFLLVPPAGIIAAGCVFVVLIVIWVVLPLVIRSQHNRHIQGR; encoded by the coding sequence ATGAGCGGGGCGGAGGGTGTCGATGCCGACCCGGGCGACGGCCGCAACGAGACGGCGACGCAGCGGGCGGACCGCAACTGGAACGAGCTGCTGCAGGAGTTCCGCGTCTTCCAGACGGGAACGCAGATCCTCGCCGCATTCCTTCTGACGCTGCCGTTCCAGCAGCGCTTCAAGGAACTCCACCCGTTCGACGTGGTCGTGTACCTGGTCCTGGTGTTCCTGGCCGTGACGGTCACGCTGCTCGCATTGGCGCCGGTCGCCCTCCACCGGCTGCTGTTCCGTCAGAAGGCGAAGGCCGAGCTGGTGGGGCTGGGCAGCAAGCTGCTCATCATCTGCCTGGCGGCCGCATCCCTCCTCTTCACCGGCATCGTGCTGTTCATCGTCGACTTTCTGCTGGTCCCGCCGGCCGGCATCATCGCGGCGGGCTGTGTCTTCGTCGTGCTGATCGTCATCTGGGTGGTGCTGCCGCTCGTGATCCGGAGTCAGCACAACCGCCACATCCAGGGGCGCTGA
- a CDS encoding iron-binding protein, with product MTAHEEEPVIVACPDGPLLVRGHIDLTTPDGTPIEQHRRTVALCRCGVSTIKPFCDGSHKAVHFRTDT from the coding sequence ATGACCGCGCACGAGGAGGAGCCGGTCATCGTCGCCTGCCCGGATGGACCGCTCCTCGTCCGCGGGCACATCGACCTGACGACCCCCGACGGAACGCCCATCGAGCAGCACCGTCGCACGGTGGCGCTGTGCCGGTGCGGGGTCTCGACCATCAAGCCGTTCTGCGACGGCAGCCACAAGGCCGTGCACTTCCGCACGGACACGTGA